The Schistocerca nitens isolate TAMUIC-IGC-003100 chromosome 12, iqSchNite1.1, whole genome shotgun sequence genome has a window encoding:
- the LOC126214916 gene encoding trigger factor-like, whose product MCHDDYDDEEEYDGGGGGGGGGVEGEEEEEDDDLVVRKMIMVLDGDDNGNEEVGEDDNEAYDDDDYEYYKDDNKADEYDEDDDDEKDDEQDSPRHIQQRRPRWPLATSSSTAAAQLRALSVRKHTTHATAKSRRTPPVPAPTAAAHTRPTPVPAPTEEIGADLTRRRRRSK is encoded by the exons ATGTgtcatgatgattatgatgatgaagaagaatatgatggtggtggtggtggtggaggtggtggtgttgagggagaggaggaggaagaagatgaTGATCTAGTGGTGAGGAAAATGATTATGGTACTAGATGGTGACGATAATGGCAATGAGGAAGTTGGTGAAGATGATAATGAAGCATATGATGATGACGATTATGAATATTATAAGGACGATAACAAGGCAGATGaatatgatgaggatgatgatgatgagaaagaTGATGAACAAGATAGCCCACGACACATAcaacaacgccggccgcggtggcc cttggccacgtcgTCAAGCACTGCAGCGGCGCAGTTGCGTGCTTtaagtgtgcgcaagcacacgacacacgcgactgcaaaaagcagaaggacgccccctgtacctgcgccaactgcggcggcgcacacgcggccaacgcccgttcctgcgcctacagaagaaattggcgcggacctgacaagaagaagacgcagaagcaagtga